One genomic segment of Deinococcus radiopugnans ATCC 19172 includes these proteins:
- a CDS encoding phospholipase A2: MRPLLLPAALLSLTLMACGQTTLQTTASTATGIDAYAQRPELQDADSQAILERYGNDPALLEALQEAYGERPTDLSLPHVPALTGLDLAGDRLAYIKRTGWGSVGNYNSQYAAYAFTGRPYAGLDWTRDGCSAPSGLGLGYREDFRPACNVHDFGYRNLKVYQRTDSNRKTTDEAFYTNMKAICAAKSWYKRPACYSAAFAYYEAVRVGGSDSF; encoded by the coding sequence ATGCGCCCACTGCTGCTGCCTGCCGCCCTGCTGTCCCTGACCCTGATGGCCTGTGGTCAGACCACGCTCCAGACCACCGCCAGCACCGCCACCGGAATCGACGCCTACGCCCAGCGCCCCGAATTGCAGGACGCGGACAGTCAGGCGATTCTGGAGAGGTACGGCAACGATCCGGCCCTCCTGGAAGCCCTGCAGGAAGCCTACGGCGAGCGGCCCACAGATCTGAGCCTGCCCCATGTTCCGGCCCTCACGGGACTGGATCTGGCGGGTGACCGGCTGGCATATATCAAACGCACCGGCTGGGGCAGCGTGGGCAACTACAACAGCCAGTACGCGGCCTACGCCTTCACGGGCCGTCCGTATGCCGGGCTGGACTGGACCCGCGACGGCTGCAGTGCCCCCAGCGGCCTGGGCCTGGGCTACCGCGAGGATTTCCGGCCCGCCTGCAATGTCCACGATTTCGGCTACCGCAACCTGAAGGTCTACCAGCGCACCGACAGCAACCGCAAGACCACCGACGAGGCGTTTTACACCAACATGAAGGCCATCTGCGCCGCCAAGAGCTGGTACAAGCGCCCGGCGTGCTACAGCGCCGCCTTCGCGTACTACGAGGCGGTCAGGGTCGGCGGCAGCGACAGCTTCTGA